A region of Odocoileus virginianus isolate 20LAN1187 ecotype Illinois chromosome 11, Ovbor_1.2, whole genome shotgun sequence DNA encodes the following proteins:
- the ACAP3 gene encoding arf-GAP with coiled-coil, ANK repeat and PH domain-containing protein 3: MTVEFEECIKDSPRFRATIDEVETDVVEIEAKLDKLVKLCSSMIEAGKAYVTTNRLFVSGVRDLSQQCQGDTVISECLQRFGDSLQEMVTYHMILFDQAQRSVRQQLHNFVKEDVRKFKETKKQFDKVREDMELSLVRNAQAPRHRPHEVEEATGALILARKCFRHLALDYVLQINVLQAKKKFEILDSMLSFMHAQYSFFQQGYSLLHQLDPYMKKLAAELDQLVIDSAVEKREMERKHAAIQQRTLLQDFSYDEPKVEFDVDAPSGVVMEGYLFKRASNAFKTWNRRWFSIQNSQLVYQKKLKDVLTVVVDDLRLCSVKPCEDVERRFCFEVVSPTKSCMLQADSEKLRQAWVQAVQASIASAYRESPDSCYSERLDRTASPSTSSIDSATDSRERSVKGESVLQRVQNVAGNSQCGDCGQPDPRWASINLGVLLCIECSGIHRSLGVHCSKVRSLTLDSWEPELLKLMCELGNSTVNRIYEAQCEGPGSKKPTASSPRQDKEAWIKDKYVEKKFVRRPPSAPAREAPQRWRVQKCQRHHSSPRAPAPRRSKVRMEPVLPSVAALCSGSVEPRFRRDSLFCPDELDSLFSYFDAGAAAAGPRSLSSDSGLGGSSDGSSDVLAFGVGSVVDRVAEEEGAESEESSGEADGEAEAWGLADVRELHPGLLAHRAARTRDLPALAAALAHGAEVNWADAEDEGKTPLVQAVLGGSLIVCEFLLQNGADVNQRDSHGRAPLHHATLLGRTGQVCLFLKRGADQHALDHAQQDPLSIAVQEANADIVTLLRLARMAEEMREAEAPSGQPGPLAGSSPTELQYRRCIQEFISLHLDES; the protein is encoded by the exons ATGACGGTGGAGTTCGAGGAGTGCATCAAGGACTCGCCGCGCTTCAG GGCAACTATCGATGAGGTGGAAACGGACGTGGTTGAGATCGAGGCCAAACTGGACAAG CTGGTGAAGTTATGTAGCAGCATGATCGAGGCAGGCAAGGCCTACGTCACCACCAACAGACTCTTCGTGAGTGGCGTCCGCGACCTGTCCCAGCAGTGCCAGGGCGACACTGTTATATCG gaaTGTCTGCAGAGGTTTGGAGACAGCCTGCAGGAGATGGTCACCTACCACATG ATCCTGTTTGACCAGGCCCAGAGGTCTGTGCGGCAGCAGCTCCACAACTTCGTCAAAGA GGATGTGCGGAAGTTCAAGGAGACCAAGAAGCAGTTTGACAAAGTTCGGGAGGACATGGAGCTGTCACTGGTGAGGAATGCTCAGGCCCCGAGGCACCGGCCCCACGAGGTGGAGGAGGCTACGGGTGCCCTGATCCTCGCCCGAAAGTGTTTCCGCCACCTGGCACTGGACTATGTGCTCCAG ATCAATGTCCTCCAGGCTAAGAAGAAGTTTGAGATTCTGGATTCC ATGCTGTCCTTCATGCATGCCCAGTACAGCTTCTTCCAGCAGGGGTACAGCCTGCTGCACCAGCTGGACCCCTACATGAAGAAGCTCGCGGCCGAG CTGGACCAGTTGGTGATCGACTCGGCAGTGGAGAAGCGGGAGATGGAGCGCAAGCATGCCGCCATCCAACAACGG ACGCTGCTGCAG GACTTCTCCTACGATGAGCCCAAGGTGGAGTTTGACGTGGATGCACCCAGTGGGGTAGTGATGGAAGGCTACCTCTTCAAGAGGGCCAGCAATGCCTTCAAGACATGGAACCG GCGCTGGTTCTCCATCCAGAACAGCCAGCTGGTCTACCAGAAGAAGCTCAAG GATGTGCTGACCGTGGTAGTGGACGACCTCCGGCTCTGCTCTGTGAAGCCCTGTGAGGACGTCGAGCGGAGGTTCTGCTTTGAGGTCGTGTCGCCCACCAA GAGCTGCATGCTGCAGGCCGACTCAGAGAAACTACGGCAGGCCTGGGTTCAGGCGGTGCAAGCCAGCATTGCTTCTGCCTATCGGGAGAGCCCTGACAGCTGCTACAGTGAG AGGCTGGACCGCACAGCGTCCCCATCCACAAGCAGCATTGACTCTGCCACGGACTCTCGGGAACGCAGTGTCAAGGGTGAGAGCGTGCTGCAGCGGGTGCAGAACGTGGCCGGCAACAGCCAGTGTGGTGACTGCGGCCAACCCGACCCACGCTGGGCCAGCATCAACCTGGGCGTGCTGCTCTGCATCGAGTGCTCAGGCATCCACAG GAGCCTGGGTGTCCATTGCTCCAAGGTGCGGTCCCTGACCCTGGACTCATGGGAACCGGAGCTGCTGAAG CTGATGTGTGAGCTTGGAAACAGCACCGTGAACCGGATCTACGAGGCCCAGTGTGAGGGGCCGGGCAGCAAGAAGCCCACAGCCAGCAGCCCCAG acaggacaaggaggcctggatcAAGGACAAATATGTGGAAAAGAAGTTTGTGCGGAGGCCACCCTCGGCACCAGCCCGGGAGGCCCCACAGCGCTGGAGGGTGCAGAAGTGCCAGCGCCACCACAGCTCCCCCCGAGCCCCTGCCCCCCGCCGCAGCAAAGTCCGGATGGAGCCCGTTCTGCCCTCTGTGGCTGCCCTGTGctcag GCTCCGTGGAGCCCAGGTTCCGCAGGGACTCACTCTTCTGCCCGGATGAGCTGGACTCCCTTTTCTCCTACTTCGATGCAGGGGCTGCCGCGGCCGGCCCACGCA GTCTGAGCAGCGACAGCGGCTTAGGGGGCAGCTCTGACGGCAGCTCAGATGTCTTGGCCTTCGGCGTGGGCTCTGTGGTGGACCGCGTCGCTGAGGAAG AGGGTGCAGAGTCGGAGGAGTCCAGCGGCGAGGCGGACGGAGAGGCggaggcctggggcctggcaGACGTGCGTGAGCTGCACCCGGGGCTGCTGGCGCACCGCGCGGCGCGCACCCGCGACCTTCCCGCCCTGGCGGCGGCGCTGGCGCACGGGGCGGAGGTCAACTGGGCTGACGCGGAGGACGAGGGAAAGACACCGCTGGTGCAGGCCGTGCTAGGG GGCTCCCTGATCGTCTGTGAATTCCTCCTGCAAAACGGAGCGGACGTGAACCAAAGAGACAGCCACGGCCGGGCTCCGCTCCACCATGCCACGCTCCTTGGCCGTACTGG CCAGGTCTGCCTGTTCTTGAAGAGGGGGGCGGACCAGCACGCCTTGGACCACGCTCAGCAGGACCCATTGAGCATTGCGGTGCAGGAAGCAAACGCCGACATCGTCACGCT GCTCCGTCTGGCGCGCATGGCCGAGGAGATGCGAGAGGCCGAGGCACCTTCTGGCCAGCCGGGTCCTCTGGCCGGCAGCAGCCCCACTGAGCTCCAGTACCGCAGGTGCATCCAGGAGTTTATCAGCCTTCACCTGGATGAGAGCTAG